In one Polaribacter sp. ALD11 genomic region, the following are encoded:
- a CDS encoding M56 family metallopeptidase, whose product MIIYILKSASCLALLLFFYHLVLEKEKMHNFNRFYLLGSVLFSFLAPLTTFTTYIKQEIIATRDVTIVPNYINNSVLITKESTIDYYQILIGIYCLISALFLLRFSYNLFKIIKKININEKIKQDHATLILVTDKILPHTFWSYIFINKAAYENGEIEEELFTHELTHVTQKHTFDVLIIELLQAVFWINPLYIFLKKAVQLNHEFLADENVINQHKNTFQYQYLLLNKAAWNNEYYLASNLNYSLTKKRLKMMTTQSSRSIILLKKLAVIPLLTGFVFLFAERVEAQEKEEIIETIVEDVPFKDKSEENLYKEYYYKNLTTQRKGKDGKYIIKKYQELNTEEKGRLIPPPPLKLEKKIPTKKQFEDLKDNTKYAVWIDGKVVKNEVLNKYKNSDFARYSNSFVHKNARSKRFPQKNQASLETKEYFKAQNTKRVKDFEIYKEIHKKLGEAEWQKLPNGEKIKIIENPKIETVEENYSKHSGEKVNTGFKDINGINHYFVTVGNKTKYYNKEGKQTNEKGASISNRKASSSNIIPGNHVTKIYFDGKIFCKFNDNIPSKRVNKNYIDATIHSSKSSKQSISPIQLQLEDVKKLYERVNSPLNVYNRKNNYYEEDRQEKPHFVRSSRERQEELKGKFSKLGTLYFKLSKEDKKKVTRPILPHAPYLKLKKNNKVFYKLKNELTEEDKLLIPPPPPAPNASNEEILKAKKAYSDWKKRTSNGNAPPPPSIVNKK is encoded by the coding sequence ATGATTATTTACATTCTAAAATCTGCAAGTTGCCTCGCATTATTATTATTTTTCTATCACCTTGTTTTAGAAAAAGAGAAGATGCACAACTTTAACCGTTTCTACTTATTAGGAAGTGTTTTGTTTTCTTTTTTAGCTCCGCTAACAACATTTACAACCTATATAAAGCAAGAAATAATAGCTACAAGAGATGTAACTATAGTTCCAAATTACATTAATAATTCAGTGTTAATTACTAAAGAAAGCACCATCGATTATTATCAAATTCTAATAGGCATCTATTGTTTGATTTCTGCACTATTCTTACTTCGATTTAGTTATAATTTATTTAAAATAATTAAGAAAATCAATATAAACGAAAAAATAAAACAAGACCATGCGACCTTAATTTTGGTAACAGACAAAATTCTACCACATACGTTCTGGAGCTACATCTTTATAAATAAAGCTGCTTATGAAAACGGAGAAATTGAAGAAGAGCTTTTTACACATGAATTAACGCACGTAACCCAAAAACACACCTTTGATGTTTTAATTATTGAATTATTACAAGCTGTTTTTTGGATCAATCCGCTTTATATATTCTTAAAGAAAGCTGTTCAATTAAATCATGAATTTTTAGCAGACGAAAACGTAATCAATCAACATAAAAACACGTTCCAATACCAGTATTTATTATTGAATAAAGCTGCTTGGAACAACGAATATTACTTGGCCAGTAATTTGAATTATTCACTTACTAAAAAACGATTAAAAATGATGACAACACAAAGTTCACGCAGCATCATCTTGTTAAAAAAACTGGCGGTAATTCCGCTTTTAACAGGGTTTGTCTTCCTCTTTGCAGAAAGAGTTGAAGCACAGGAAAAAGAAGAAATTATTGAGACAATTGTTGAAGATGTTCCTTTTAAAGATAAATCTGAAGAAAATCTATATAAAGAATATTATTATAAAAATTTAACCACTCAAAGAAAAGGTAAAGATGGTAAATATATTATTAAAAAATATCAGGAATTAAATACTGAAGAAAAGGGGCGATTAATTCCGCCTCCACCTTTAAAACTTGAAAAAAAAATCCCTACAAAAAAGCAATTCGAAGATTTAAAAGACAACACTAAATATGCGGTTTGGATTGATGGAAAAGTTGTTAAAAATGAAGTTTTAAATAAATATAAGAATTCAGATTTTGCCAGATATTCTAACAGTTTTGTACACAAAAACGCAAGAAGCAAACGTTTCCCTCAAAAAAACCAAGCAAGTTTAGAAACCAAAGAATATTTTAAAGCTCAGAATACAAAAAGAGTTAAAGACTTTGAAATTTATAAGGAAATTCACAAAAAATTGGGTGAAGCTGAATGGCAAAAATTACCTAACGGAGAAAAAATTAAAATTATTGAAAATCCTAAGATTGAAACAGTAGAAGAAAATTATTCTAAACACAGTGGAGAAAAAGTTAATACTGGTTTTAAAGATATAAATGGAATAAACCATTATTTTGTAACTGTTGGCAATAAAACAAAATACTATAATAAAGAAGGTAAACAAACCAACGAAAAAGGGGCTTCTATTTCCAATAGAAAGGCGAGTTCAAGTAATATAATTCCAGGAAATCATGTTACAAAAATATATTTTGATGGAAAAATATTTTGTAAATTTAATGACAATATTCCAAGTAAAAGAGTTAATAAAAATTATATAGATGCTACTATCCATAGTAGTAAATCATCTAAACAAAGTATTAGTCCAATTCAGTTACAGCTAGAAGATGTTAAGAAGTTATACGAAAGAGTAAACTCACCTTTAAATGTTTATAACAGGAAAAATAATTATTATGAAGAAGATAGACAAGAAAAACCTCACTTTGTAAGAAGTTCTAGAGAAAGACAAGAAGAATTAAAAGGTAAATTTTCTAAATTAGGAACTTTATATTTTAAACTTTCAAAAGAAGATAAAAAGAAAGTAACAAGACCAATTCTTCCACATGCCCCATATTTAAAATTAAAAAAGAATAATAAAGTCTTTTATAAATTAAAAAATGAATTAACAGAGGAAGATAAATTATTAATCCCACCACCACCTCCTGCTCCAAATGCTTCAAATGAAGAAATTTTAAAAGCTAAAAAAGCATATTCAGATTGGAAGAAAAGAACCAGCAATGGCAATGCTCCTCCGCCACCTTCAATAGTAAATAAAAAGTAA
- a CDS encoding dipeptidase, with the protein MSTIQSYIQENKNRFLDELISLLEIPSVSADKAYKKDVLNTADFVLESLKKAGCDHVEICETPGYPIIYGEKIIDKNLPTVLVYGHYDVQPADPIELWTSPPFEPVIKKTEIHPEGAIFARGACDDKGQMYMHIKAMEYMTSTGNLPCNVKFMIEGEEEVGSESLAWFVPRNKEKLANDVILISDTGMIANDIPSITTGLRGLSYVEVEVTGPNRDLHSGLYGGAVANPINILTKMIASLHDENNHITIPGFYDNVEELSKEERAEMAKAPFSLENYKKALDIDEVHGEKGYSTNERNAIRPTLDVNGIWGGYIGEGAKTVIASKAFAKISMRLVPNQDWREITQLFKTHFESIAPKSVTVLVKPHHGGQGYVTPTDNIAYQAASKAYETSFGKTPIPQRSGGSIPIVSLFEKELKSKTILMGFGLDSDAIHSPDEHFGVWNYLKGIETIPYFYKYFTELSK; encoded by the coding sequence ATGAGTACAATTCAATCGTATATTCAAGAAAACAAAAATCGCTTTTTAGACGAGCTAATCAGTTTATTAGAAATACCATCTGTAAGTGCCGATAAAGCCTACAAAAAAGACGTTTTAAACACAGCCGATTTTGTGCTAGAAAGTCTTAAAAAAGCAGGTTGTGACCACGTAGAAATTTGCGAAACTCCAGGATATCCAATAATTTATGGAGAAAAAATTATTGATAAAAATTTACCAACAGTGCTCGTTTATGGTCATTATGACGTTCAACCAGCAGATCCTATTGAATTATGGACGTCTCCTCCATTCGAACCGGTCATTAAAAAAACGGAAATTCACCCAGAAGGAGCAATTTTTGCAAGAGGTGCTTGTGATGATAAAGGGCAAATGTACATGCATATAAAAGCAATGGAATATATGACTTCAACAGGTAATTTGCCTTGTAATGTAAAATTTATGATTGAAGGTGAAGAAGAAGTTGGTTCTGAAAGTTTAGCTTGGTTTGTACCTAGAAATAAAGAAAAGTTAGCAAATGATGTAATTTTAATTTCTGATACAGGAATGATTGCAAACGATATTCCATCAATAACTACTGGTTTACGTGGTTTAAGTTATGTTGAAGTGGAAGTTACAGGACCAAATAGAGATTTACATTCTGGTTTGTATGGAGGCGCGGTTGCAAATCCTATCAATATTTTGACAAAAATGATTGCTTCTTTACATGATGAGAACAATCATATAACCATTCCTGGTTTTTATGACAATGTCGAAGAATTATCCAAAGAAGAAAGAGCAGAAATGGCAAAAGCACCTTTTTCTTTAGAAAATTATAAAAAAGCCTTAGATATTGACGAAGTTCACGGCGAAAAAGGATATTCTACAAATGAAAGAAATGCAATTAGACCTACTTTAGACGTAAACGGAATTTGGGGTGGCTATATTGGTGAAGGCGCAAAAACAGTAATTGCTAGTAAAGCGTTTGCTAAAATTTCTATGCGTTTGGTTCCTAATCAAGATTGGAGAGAAATTACACAGTTATTTAAAACTCATTTCGAAAGTATTGCACCAAAATCTGTTACAGTACTTGTAAAACCACATCATGGCGGACAAGGTTATGTAACGCCAACGGATAATATTGCGTACCAAGCAGCAAGCAAAGCATACGAAACTAGTTTTGGTAAAACGCCAATTCCACAGAGAAGCGGCGGTAGTATTCCTATTGTTTCTTTGTTTGAAAAAGAATTAAAAAGCAAGACTATTTTAATGGGGTTTGGTTTAGATTCAGATGCAATTCACTCGCCAGATGAACATTTCGGAGTTTGGAATTATTTAAAAGGGATTGAAACCATTCCGTATTTTTATAAATATTTCACAGAATTATCAAAATAA
- a CDS encoding M1 family metallopeptidase, which translates to MKNSFYVFVFLIIFSSCKDKPQGLLQEKSEFSRQDTLRGSITPERIWWDLTYYHLEVEVNPDKKFISGKNTIKYKVLSVYKTMQVDLQTPLKITKVTQDDKELEVIHEGNAHFIKLTKDQIIGNTESVVVYYEGNPKEAVRAPWDGGFSWKKDKNGNHFVATSCQGLGASVWWPCKDHMYDEVESMRISVTVPSHLMDVSNGRLESVEDHGDTKTYNWFVDNPINNYGINVNIGDYAHFSEVYNGEKGDLDMDYYVLKHNLEKAKKHFKDAPRMMKAFEHWFGPYPFYEDGFKLVEVPYLGMEHQSSVTYGNEYKQGYLGRDLSGTGWGLKFDFIIIHEAGHEWFANNITNKDIADMWIHESFTNYSESLFLDYYYGKKASSEYVIGLRDAIANEGTIIGKYNVNKEGSGDMYNKGGNMLHTLRQWIDNDEKWRIILRKMNKEFYHQTVETKQIEDFLSRETGFDLNPFFNQYLRTIKIPTLTYTIENNVLTYKWTNIVEDFKMPLKVFINDKEEWIYPTSENQKISFEIKDTTFKVDPNFYIFTKN; encoded by the coding sequence ATGAAAAATTCATTTTATGTATTCGTCTTTTTAATTATTTTTTCTTCTTGTAAAGACAAACCACAAGGTTTATTGCAAGAAAAAAGTGAATTTTCTAGACAAGATACCCTTAGAGGATCTATTACACCAGAAAGAATTTGGTGGGATTTAACGTATTATCATTTAGAGGTGGAAGTAAATCCTGATAAAAAATTTATATCTGGTAAAAACACTATTAAATATAAAGTTTTAAGTGTTTATAAAACAATGCAAGTTGATTTACAAACTCCTTTAAAAATCACGAAGGTTACGCAAGACGATAAAGAGTTAGAAGTCATTCATGAAGGAAATGCGCATTTTATTAAACTTACCAAAGACCAAATAATAGGCAATACAGAAAGTGTTGTTGTTTATTATGAAGGAAATCCTAAAGAAGCGGTTAGAGCACCTTGGGATGGCGGTTTTTCATGGAAGAAAGACAAAAATGGCAATCATTTTGTAGCTACTTCTTGCCAAGGTTTAGGTGCAAGCGTTTGGTGGCCTTGTAAAGATCACATGTATGATGAAGTTGAAAGTATGCGTATTAGCGTAACGGTTCCTAGTCATTTAATGGACGTTTCTAATGGTCGATTAGAAAGTGTAGAAGATCACGGAGACACGAAAACCTACAACTGGTTTGTAGACAACCCAATAAATAATTATGGAATTAATGTAAATATTGGTGATTATGCTCATTTTTCTGAAGTTTATAATGGAGAAAAAGGAGATTTAGACATGGATTATTACGTGCTAAAACACAATCTAGAAAAAGCAAAAAAACATTTTAAAGATGCTCCAAGAATGATGAAGGCTTTTGAACATTGGTTTGGACCATATCCTTTTTATGAAGATGGATTTAAATTGGTAGAAGTGCCTTACTTAGGAATGGAACACCAAAGCTCTGTTACTTATGGGAATGAATATAAACAAGGCTATTTAGGTAGAGATTTATCTGGAACCGGTTGGGGTTTAAAATTCGATTTTATTATTATTCACGAAGCGGGGCACGAATGGTTTGCTAATAATATTACCAATAAAGACATTGCAGATATGTGGATTCATGAAAGTTTTACAAACTATTCTGAAAGTTTATTTTTAGACTATTATTATGGTAAAAAAGCATCATCTGAATATGTAATTGGACTTAGAGATGCAATTGCTAATGAAGGAACCATCATTGGAAAATACAATGTAAATAAAGAAGGATCTGGTGACATGTATAACAAAGGTGGTAACATGTTACATACCTTAAGACAATGGATAGATAATGATGAAAAATGGCGTATAATTCTTCGGAAAATGAACAAAGAATTTTATCATCAGACAGTGGAAACCAAGCAAATTGAAGATTTTTTAAGTAGAGAAACTGGTTTTGATTTGAATCCATTTTTTAATCAATATTTAAGAACTATTAAAATCCCCACGTTAACGTATACTATTGAAAACAATGTATTAACCTATAAATGGACAAATATTGTTGAGGATTTTAAAATGCCTTTAAAGGTTTTTATTAATGATAAAGAGGAATGGATTTATCCAACTTCAGAAAATCAAAAAATAAGTTTCGAAATTAAAGACACCACTTTTAAAGTAGATCCGAATTTTTATATTTTCACAAAAAACTAA
- a CDS encoding type I phosphomannose isomerase catalytic subunit, with the protein MKLHPLKFTPLFKYRLWGGNKLKSVLNKEYSETNIGESWEVSDVENDETVVASGFFEGKTLRDLTEEYKGAFLGEAVYKQFGNEFPLLIKFIDAKTPLSIQVHPGNEIAKERHNSFGKNEMWYVMEADKDAELIVGFDKEIDKTAYDTYVADGSILEVMHHENVAEGDTFYIPTGRVHAIGSGVLLAEIQQTSDITYRIYDYNRVDAKTGELRDLHNDLAKDVIDFECHDTYKTTYETKTNVSNELVHSPYFTSNFLIVEGTIQKDYTNLDSFVIYICVDGDLELSHNKKSFSLKKGETILLPASIDTIELKSLSEKSKLLEVYL; encoded by the coding sequence ATGAAATTACATCCTTTAAAATTTACACCTCTTTTTAAATACAGACTTTGGGGAGGAAATAAGTTAAAATCAGTATTAAATAAAGAGTATTCTGAAACGAACATTGGTGAATCTTGGGAGGTTTCTGATGTAGAAAATGATGAAACTGTTGTTGCTAGCGGTTTTTTTGAAGGAAAAACGCTTAGAGATTTAACAGAAGAGTACAAAGGAGCATTTTTAGGAGAAGCTGTTTATAAACAATTTGGGAATGAGTTTCCATTATTAATTAAGTTTATAGATGCTAAAACACCGTTGTCTATACAAGTGCATCCTGGTAACGAAATAGCAAAAGAACGCCACAACTCTTTCGGGAAGAATGAAATGTGGTATGTAATGGAAGCTGATAAAGATGCGGAGTTGATTGTTGGTTTTGATAAAGAAATTGATAAGACAGCGTATGATACATATGTTGCAGATGGTTCAATTTTAGAAGTAATGCATCATGAAAACGTGGCAGAAGGAGATACTTTTTACATTCCTACAGGAAGAGTACATGCGATTGGTTCTGGTGTCTTGTTGGCAGAGATTCAACAAACTTCAGATATTACCTATCGTATTTACGATTATAATAGAGTAGATGCAAAAACAGGTGAATTAAGAGATTTGCACAATGATTTGGCAAAAGATGTGATCGATTTTGAATGTCATGATACTTATAAAACGACGTATGAAACTAAAACCAATGTGTCTAATGAATTGGTACACTCGCCTTATTTTACTTCTAATTTTTTAATTGTTGAAGGAACGATTCAAAAAGATTATACGAATTTAGATTCTTTTGTGATTTATATTTGTGTTGACGGAGATTTAGAGTTATCTCACAACAAAAAAAGCTTCTCGCTTAAAAAAGGAGAAACTATTTTGTTACCAGCTTCAATAGATACTATTGAGTTGAAATCTTTGTCAGAAAAAAGTAAACTATTAGAAGTATATTTATAA
- a CDS encoding BlaI/MecI/CopY family transcriptional regulator: protein MQLSKTEEQLMQYLWKRKKAFLKDLLEDFPEPKPATTTVATLLKRINDKGFINYKLFGKSREYYPLIKKTDYFSNHVNGLIKNFFNDSASQFASFFTKETNLSTEELEDLKKIIDNQIKKQQK from the coding sequence ATGCAATTATCTAAAACTGAAGAACAATTAATGCAATATTTATGGAAACGTAAAAAGGCATTTTTAAAGGATTTATTAGAAGATTTCCCAGAACCAAAACCTGCAACAACAACCGTAGCTACTTTATTAAAACGAATAAACGACAAAGGTTTTATCAACTATAAATTATTTGGAAAATCGAGAGAATATTATCCGTTGATTAAAAAGACAGATTATTTTTCTAATCATGTAAACGGGTTGATTAAAAACTTTTTCAACGATTCTGCGAGTCAGTTTGCGTCTTTCTTTACCAAAGAAACAAACCTTTCTACAGAAGAATTAGAAGACTTAAAGAAGATAATTGACAATCAAATTAAAAAGCAACAGAAATGA
- a CDS encoding DPP IV N-terminal domain-containing protein, whose protein sequence is MRKSTLTKALIFSIFSILLLSCSNSKEQKQFTVAEYEAAAKHMDRGLYSLVYNQVSGSSFVNGNKLLYSTTNKDGKSFILVDANSKTKEAAFNHEKLAEALSKEMDKEIKATDLPIYSVSFSEDLKMLHFTASKQKYSYNLADNSLSKNSSESKNISRNEHISPNGKLAIYINNFNLWVRNLETDKKTQLTFDGIEDYGYATNNAGWTKSDGAVLKWSPNSDKIATFQQDARGVGMMYLTSTNVGHPRLEAWKHPLPGDDKIFTIERVIIHLENKPKTVRLKMDKDFQRGSTTDHIADWNNELLDAQWNKDGTKFAFVSGSRDHKIAHLQIADAATGNVESIHKEEVATYYESGVNVENWKVLFDSNEFIWYSEKSNWGHIYLYDLETKKLKNQITSGDFLVKQIKNIDEKNRQIYFSAGGKEEGNPYHNYYYKVNFDGTNFINLTPSKGTHTVAFSADYSMLVDTYSTTTNAPIAVLRNGNGEKIMDLEAADISALKESNWQEPVEFKVKARDEKTDIYGIMCLPSHYDESKKYPVLNYIYPGPQSGSVGNYGFRPVWSDYQAVAELGFVVIAVDGMGTPMRSKSFHDAYYGNMGDNGLPDNITAIKQLAQKYKGMDIERVGIWGHSGGGFASTRAVFAYPEFYDVAVSGAGNHDNRNYEADWGEKWQGLLVDGKIEGTTNYDNQANQLMAKNLKGKLLITHGSMDNNVPPSNTMLVVEALIKANKDFDMILYPNKRHGYGDMTKYMTRKRWDYFVTHLLGAKPAESFKLK, encoded by the coding sequence ATGAGAAAATCAACTTTAACTAAAGCTTTAATTTTTAGTATCTTTTCGATACTACTATTAAGTTGTTCTAATTCTAAAGAACAAAAACAATTTACAGTTGCAGAATATGAAGCTGCAGCAAAACACATGGACAGAGGTTTATATAGCTTAGTCTACAACCAAGTTTCTGGAAGTTCATTTGTAAACGGAAATAAACTTCTGTATTCAACTACAAATAAAGACGGAAAATCATTTATTTTGGTGGATGCAAATTCTAAAACAAAAGAAGCTGCTTTTAACCATGAAAAATTAGCGGAAGCTTTGTCTAAAGAAATGGACAAAGAAATAAAAGCAACTGATTTACCAATTTATAGCGTTTCTTTTTCTGAAGATTTAAAAATGTTGCATTTTACTGCTTCTAAACAAAAATATTCTTATAATCTGGCAGATAATTCACTCTCTAAAAATTCATCAGAAAGTAAAAATATAAGCAGAAATGAGCACATTTCTCCTAACGGAAAGTTAGCGATTTACATAAATAACTTTAACCTTTGGGTTCGTAATTTAGAAACCGACAAGAAAACGCAACTTACTTTCGATGGGATCGAAGATTATGGCTATGCAACTAATAATGCAGGTTGGACTAAAAGTGATGGAGCCGTTTTAAAATGGTCTCCAAATTCGGATAAAATCGCAACATTTCAACAAGACGCTAGAGGTGTTGGTATGATGTATTTAACATCTACAAATGTTGGGCACCCAAGATTAGAAGCTTGGAAACATCCGTTACCAGGAGATGATAAAATTTTTACCATTGAACGTGTAATTATTCATTTAGAGAACAAGCCAAAAACGGTCCGTTTAAAAATGGACAAAGATTTTCAAAGAGGTTCTACAACAGATCATATTGCAGATTGGAACAATGAGTTATTAGATGCACAATGGAACAAAGATGGAACAAAATTTGCTTTTGTTTCTGGTTCTAGAGATCATAAAATTGCACATTTACAAATTGCAGATGCAGCAACTGGTAACGTCGAATCTATTCATAAAGAAGAAGTAGCAACCTATTATGAGTCTGGTGTGAATGTAGAAAACTGGAAAGTATTATTCGATTCTAATGAATTTATCTGGTATTCAGAAAAATCAAATTGGGGTCACATTTATTTGTATGATTTAGAAACTAAAAAGTTAAAAAATCAGATTACTTCTGGTGATTTCTTAGTGAAACAAATCAAAAATATTGACGAAAAAAACAGACAAATTTATTTTTCTGCAGGAGGAAAAGAAGAAGGAAATCCTTATCATAATTATTACTATAAAGTAAATTTCGATGGTACTAACTTCATCAACTTAACACCTTCTAAAGGAACACATACTGTTGCTTTCTCAGCAGACTATTCGATGTTAGTAGATACATATTCTACAACTACAAATGCACCAATTGCAGTTTTAAGAAATGGTAATGGAGAAAAAATAATGGATCTAGAAGCTGCAGATATTTCAGCATTAAAAGAAAGTAACTGGCAAGAACCTGTTGAGTTCAAGGTAAAAGCAAGAGATGAAAAAACAGACATTTATGGTATTATGTGTTTGCCTTCTCATTATGATGAATCTAAAAAGTATCCTGTTTTAAATTATATTTATCCTGGCCCACAATCTGGAAGTGTTGGTAATTATGGTTTTAGACCGGTTTGGAGTGATTACCAAGCAGTTGCAGAACTAGGTTTTGTGGTAATTGCTGTTGATGGTATGGGAACACCAATGCGCTCTAAATCTTTTCATGACGCATATTATGGAAACATGGGTGATAATGGTTTGCCAGATAATATTACTGCAATTAAACAACTAGCGCAAAAATATAAAGGAATGGACATTGAAAGAGTTGGTATTTGGGGACATTCTGGTGGCGGATTCGCTTCTACAAGAGCTGTTTTTGCATATCCTGAATTTTATGATGTTGCTGTTTCTGGTGCTGGAAACCACGATAATAGAAATTACGAAGCAGATTGGGGAGAAAAATGGCAAGGGCTTTTGGTTGATGGAAAGATAGAAGGAACTACAAATTATGACAACCAAGCAAATCAATTAATGGCAAAAAACTTAAAAGGAAAGCTATTAATTACGCATGGTTCTATGGATAATAATGTACCCCCATCTAACACTATGTTAGTTGTTGAAGCTTTAATTAAAGCGAACAAAGATTTTGACATGATTTTATATCCGAATAAAAGACATGGCTATGGAGATATGACAAAATATATGACCCGTAAACGTTGGGATTATTTTGTAACGCATTTATTAGGTGCAAAACCAGCAGAAAGTTTTAAATTAAAATAA
- a CDS encoding peptidylprolyl isomerase: MKNKIVLLAIVVLLSACATKKFKKKWLEKEAPISFKARFETTQGNFDIEAKREWSPKGVDRLYQLIKYEYYNDVAIYRVVPNFVAQFGIHNDSLINKSWSNKGIEDEPVVMKNDSMTISFARGGVKTRTNQIFINLKDNDRLNTLAYSGVTGFPVVAKVISGQENVLKFYDGYGDKLGRQQGEINKRGNTFLRKEYPKVDYIIKAYFIK; encoded by the coding sequence ATGAAAAATAAAATAGTATTATTAGCAATTGTTGTTCTTTTATCTGCTTGCGCAACTAAAAAATTCAAAAAAAAATGGTTAGAAAAGGAAGCACCAATTAGTTTTAAAGCAAGATTTGAAACGACTCAGGGTAATTTTGATATTGAAGCAAAAAGAGAATGGTCTCCAAAAGGGGTTGATAGATTGTATCAATTAATTAAATATGAGTATTATAATGATGTAGCTATTTATAGAGTAGTGCCAAATTTTGTTGCGCAATTTGGAATACACAACGATTCCTTAATAAACAAAAGTTGGTCTAACAAAGGTATCGAAGATGAGCCAGTTGTAATGAAAAACGATTCGATGACCATTTCATTTGCAAGAGGTGGCGTAAAAACAAGAACGAATCAGATTTTTATCAATTTAAAGGATAATGATCGTTTAAATACCTTAGCGTATTCTGGTGTTACAGGTTTTCCTGTGGTAGCAAAAGTGATTTCTGGTCAAGAAAATGTGCTGAAATTCTATGATGGATATGGCGATAAATTAGGAAGGCAACAAGGGGAAATTAACAAACGTGGAAATACTTTTTTAAGAAAAGAATATCCGAAAGTAGATTACATTATAAAAGCATATTTTATTAAATAA